The Dreissena polymorpha isolate Duluth1 chromosome 2, UMN_Dpol_1.0, whole genome shotgun sequence nucleotide sequence CGTTGGTGATGTATTTTTAGCCTGGTGGTCGACGGACTCACCTCTTCGGTTTCCAGACGACTGTAACAGCGAAGCCTTGCGGACCTTTGCGACCGACTGCGGACTCTCGGAGCACTCCATGGTACGCAGTTAATATCTACGATGGACACATTTGTTTTGTGGTTGTTGAACGATCGATTTAACAACTTTTTGATTATTGTTGCTTATCGATTTTTACGGGCAAGTAGGAAATCTGAGGTCTAGATATTAAACGCTTTACGGTTTGGTTGAGTATACGCTTAAAATATAGACAAATGAGACATATTAAATGTtacatatgggtcgtgctctgtaaaaagggggtttaatgcatgtgcgtaaagtttcttcccagattagcttgtgcagtccgcacaggcttatcagtgacgatactttccgcttttatgatatttttattataaagaaatactcttcttagagaaaattcagtttcggcggaaagtgtcgtccctgattagcctgtgtggactgcacaggctaatctgggatgacactctttgcacatgcattaaaccctttttttcacaaagcacttcaattatgtttatttgtacaatTAGGGGAACCACTACATCCTGAGAGATCCAAAGAACAATGACATCGACAATATCGTCATAGTGATACCAGATGACTTGCGAGATTTCGGCTCGTGCGAGAAGATCGTTCGAGATCTCAATGAGAGATGCAATAAGGATTACTTCGACTACTAACGCTATGTTAACATCAACCATGGCTTTTCACGGTTTTTCGTCGTTATACTCTTCGATCAGCTTTTTATTAAGAACTGTATTTCAGTGgtttaaattattacattcgtACACTTGTTTATCAAATACGATACAATACTTTAGTGTGTTCTAAAGACaaactattttaacaaacaaTCTGGTCTTTATGCATGtagtgaaagtgtcatccttgttcTGCGTGTGTAATtactggctaatcatggacgactctttccgcattTAGGGAATAGTTCGGCTCAAGAAGTATTTTCTAAACGAAAGTCCAATAATGGCgcaaagtggtgtccctgactaGCCTTTTTTGACTGCTCAGATTATTTAttacgacgctttacgcacatgcgttaagcccagtttttcaagaatgatgtttatttaaacaaaacgaatCGATTGGTTTCAGACTGAGACCAGGACCTGTAAACTTTGATTTGCCGTAAATATCTGTAAATTCCTAAACTGTGTTTTATGTATTAAAGGCCGCTTCTGCTAATAAATGTTATCGTCTCGaactttttgtatttgttaaatgaaCATACTTTGTCTGTGGAAAGTGTTGCAAAATGCACTCACCTTTGATAAAAAAGgttttttatactttgtatacgaTGTACTGGGGTCTACATTGCAGATATAATAACAGAAAGAAAATTACACAATGTTTTGctaatacttattttaaatatgtggATCATGGGTTTGTCATAAAACCAATGCTTATTAATTTGTGATTCTTGCTTATAGTATTCTAACAGATACATTTGGATATGTACGTACTAGATTAAGCGTGTATTTAAATGGGAAAACCTGAAATCAAAGACAAGGGATATATTAAAATTGGACCATGCTcagtgaaaagggagtttaatgcatgtgcgtaaaatgtcgtcccatatgactctgtgcagtccacacatattGTTCAGGGACAACGTTTCcctctaaactagatttttgctaagaagagactttcttgaaaggaaaaatatcataaaagcggaaagtgttgtccctgattagcctgtgcggactgcacaggctaatctgggacgacactttatgcacatgtattaaacccccttttcttaaagagcagcTCAACTTTATAATTGCAAATTGACTTTTGCATgcgtaataatatttatttgcaatCAGCTTTAATGGATTAGCAAATATCTCCTGTTTGTTGAACTAATACACGTCTCACGTCATAATAAGTATTTACCATCCATAACTTAAACGGaccatttaacagattttggcatgttctgaagtttgtgaactaatgctttaaattcatgtaaacatcggaacaaaagagtttcagttaaaaacaaaaatgaacccgtttatgcctagcgtcctgaaaaaatgactttgcaaacagcgtagacccagatgagacgccgcatgatgcgccgtctcatctgggtctgcgctgtttgcttgaagaaattttagtaagtaatattctaaacatagaaatacatatactagacatctctaattttagaaataaatcggtccaatgtagaaggatgggagagtccactaggcataaattggttaaacttGAAGAATGAAAAAAACGTTACccacacctgggctcgaaccactgagccttGGAGAAAATTCGGCCAATCGTTATGACGGGATAATGCACgtaatttaaactttatataggtcatccttgtaatgtcacatgATTACACTATAATAAGGATAACAACAATatgataacgataacaacagaattTTCCTAATTATATAATCCTTTCGCCTTTGTAGCGCTTtagaattttcaggtttttaaatcgtcaaaaagatgatacaaatgatattttagagcataacatgtccagtataactgtttccttataaaaaaacacagcttcaacaaaaatttgcaattatgaaacaatatttttttatcaattttgtaaatttaccaaaacgtgaacaggtcccatGAAATACAATCAATGTTTGAATGATATAATCTTACTATATCCACATTCACAATGACAACTGTTAAAATATCCACAAAATTCATAACTGTGAACTTTACTtttaatgtatcattattttaaatatgacatatttattttatattaaagacAAGATATTCAAAATTTCCTTTCGGCATCTTACAAATgatttacacaacattttacatacatgtagttaagtAATTTTAGCATGAAACATGAATTCAAGCATTTACTACGATGTCTTGTATAAAttgctattaacccatttatgcctagcgtcaagaaaaaaaggccttggtaaaaagcatagacccagatgacaccccgcatgattcggcgtctcatcagggtctgcgctttttgcttaagggcatttctgtatgaaatattctatatatagaaataaatatactagacatccctaattttggaaataaattgatccaatttagaaggatgggcgagTCCACTTGGTATAATAGGAAAGAAAAACAATACGAGGGATTAAAGCCAGAACGTAATAAcacgatttttttaaatagtggAGAAAATTGCAAAAGAAGGCTTGACAGACTACAACTTTTATTTGACTATGAATATCAGCATAATATTTGGTTATATTATATGTAATAGTATTGTTATGACATTACAAACATATTATAGGATTGCATACTtatatttaatgcttttgtattaaaaatagCACTTACTGCATTATGGCATAAAggtaaaacatacatattttcagAGTCCCACAGCATTAAGTGCACTTGTTGCTTTTTAGCATAAGAATAGTGCCCAAACTATGTCATCAGCCAATCATGAAACGCTTGATCGCGGCCATTTTTCCAACAAACAGTATGGCGTAGACATGACATTGCGTTATACGACAAAAAACTACGAGAGCGGATTGATTGATTATTTAcaggttttattttttttcatgataGCAAGCCAATAAACGTTCTTCAAAATAACTCAAAATGTGTCTAGGGTTTACTTAATCGTGCAAAAATGGAAAACTTAGTCTGGAACACTTTAAATCAATCAATTTAACCGCTGTGCTATATGGGTCGTGTTCTTGGAAAATGGAGCTATttacatgtgcgtacagtgttagCCTATAAAGTCCGCAAACTTTCCGCTGATATTCTACTTACGGTTTAAAGTCTTTTCCTAGCGAGAATCAGTTTaggtgttaagtgtcattcctcATTGCGGACTGTATGGCTTATTTGGGGCGACATTTAAACGAACATGCAATAATACTCGTTTTCACAGACCGAGTCTCATGTTTATAATATTACCTTTCTTGTGTGTGGATGTGGTCTTTAAATAATACTCAAAATCGACCCTGTAAACAGACATAACCTTGCAAGCATAGTAAGTACAGAAAAATGAgctttgttttgggaaaactggtcttaatgcgtGTGCGCAGAAATGCCTGTATAAGTGTAGATTGTCATCCCGCTTTCTGAAAAAGCTGGATTTTCGGATAGAAGCGATATCCTTACGGGTAAATTACATATCCGCATAAAGTGTCGTATCTAATTAGCAAATGTGGACTGTAGAGGCTCAAGTGGGataacacttaacgcatatgcatttagcccagttttcccaaagcaagaTTTTGTTTCCTGTATTCAATAGTCAAACAACAACGTTGTATATGGACAGCAATTTAAAATGTCGTAAGCAGACAGAGTGAAGATAACCATTAACAAAtcgatattttattgtttattttagacGGATTGTTAAGTTCTTTGTACTTTAGTTTATGTCTACtcataaattgattttaatttgtgAGACACATCAAACTTCATTGTGGGAAAaattgacttaatgcatgtgtgtgaagtcaCGTCAAAATTAAcaagggacgacacattccgtctAAACTGGGTTTTCGTTTTCTCCTTTATACCGAAAGTTCCGTAAAATAGGAATGTGTCACAGGCTTAAATGGTACGACACTTTTTTGCAAATACATGAAGcccatttttcccaaaatgactCGCATACTTACTTCAACTTTGGCCATGGCAGATCACCCTGGTTGCCAATGCCTCTGTTGTTATGACACATTGCTGCCATCATTTCGAATGTGGTTATACCGTTCGTGGTGGAGACATTTGGTACCATGATGTCCATGGGCCAACGAAAGACTATTTAATTGTTCGTCACGCAGGTCCTGCAAATGATATCAACTCTGCATTAGTTTTGACCATTTGAATGGTCGCAGTTCAATAACAACACAGTAAATGCAACGATTGATAAAACTAAATTCACCAATTCAGTTTAATACTTTTTTCTCTTTCCTTATTATTCTAAGTCAAATGATGAAGATGATTTCAATTTATTAAtcgtttcaaaataaaacaatcttGTTTTGCATAGTTTTAATGTCGTTTATATACGGACAATATTTGGTCGTATACTAACATTTTTAATACAAAGCATCTAAATGATTTCCGTCATGTTCAAGATTAGAACGCTAAAATCTTTGTGAAGCTTTTAAATAacctttttacatttattaataagtcattttaaatcttcaaaagaccATTGATTAATATCGATTTAGACACACGTTCAGTTTGTTATTAATTCTTCAGTAAAAGTGAATCTCGACTAGCCCTATACGTAGTTTACAAAGTAGATAAGAACGAAATAAAAACTCCATAAAATGGTTTATGGAGTTTcattgtttgctattttaaaattAGATTAAAACAAACATCTTCATCAACGTGTAACTATCTTTTATTAgtataaaacattttgttaatgtttcTCACAGGACAAGCGCAATTTAATATAAAGGATGGCTATTCTATTAATGTTGCATTCCTTTTATAACAAGTTCTATACACTGTGGGATGTGTTGATATATGACTGTTAAAATTTTGCTTGCATAATGTTCATTATCCTCTGTGTTAGTATCTTTTAACAATATGCTGTCGCAGAATCTTTCCGAAATTCCTTATAATACCGTATCCTGTATGTTCAGAACCACAACGCAGAGACTTGGTTAAACAAGACTGCATAATACAATAGATAGTGTATGTTTGAACTGAAACAAATGACCACGATTGCGGTGTGCCCTTAACCGTACCGTGTCAACGTAAACTCGTGAGTCcaattttgtttcaattatcTGATAACTTGTAGGTCATGGCGAGTTCACAAACTTGCGTGAAGGGGTTAACGGGACTGGTAGTATACGAACAATGAATAAGAataatgagtctcgctctggtaaaactgggcttaatgcatgtgcataaagattcgtcccagattagcctgtacagtctgaagAGGCTAACCATGGACGACAATATCCGCCTTGgatttttgtttatacaaaacttCCTTAAATAACAAAATCGGActgcaggcttatcttggacgaacatttacgctcatgcattaagccccatgttccaagagtgaggctcacaTGTATAATATAGGGCCGCAATCATCGCAAAAAATAAAGAGCCCCGAactataataatgtttatatattgcAGATGCAGCTTAAAAAGGgggcattttttaatatttgaaccaCGTTAATAAACCAATGACGATGGTTTTGATTTATTCAATTAATTATTACGTTCCTGGAGCTGTCTAAAGCAGCATTTGCACAAGCACATATTGCTTTCTTAACAATAACGTTATTTTCAAAAGTTACTAGTACAGGATAACAGTTTTGGGTGTTCAAGTTTGTTGTTGTGTACCTTATCCTTATGTGTTAACTTCATTTGGTTATGTTTGATGTGTTAGGTTTTTCATACTGCTTAAGTcatttaacacaaaataacaTACTGATCATGTATTTCTCTTTAGAGGGACCATTTCAGATCTGGAAAAAACATTAGAAACGCATCGGAATTCTATGAGGGAATATCCTTTGATATTCCcttttttcgttgcaaaatgaagaaaaacaggtgtttttttctcacttttattgcacacaaatttaaccttgaatcaaaatgcatgaacaggaattatcaaacttgtatatttcctaaaaaagcgcgtaaatttacgaacatttttaatgcaaaaagaacacatttgacatcaactaagaaattattcgtaaatttacgaacattttaagggagaaaaatcagtagttttttttcattgcttgtcaccatgtggcataaatttatgaacttcttttttttaaagaaatatatgattaacaaaaccattattcgtaaatttaaatttacgcactattaaaaatgttcagaaatacttggtgaattcatagattcttaccaAAACCAGacttttaacaaaaccatacttcgtaaatttacgcactatttaacattttcattggtaaattcataaataaaaccatacttcgtaaatttacgcactataaaaaattttcagacataattggtaaattcatattcttagcaataccatacttcgtaaatttacgaactagtaaaacttttcagaaatacttcatcaattcatatattctcaaccaaatcttacttcgtaaatttacgcactatcttaacaaaaccatacttcgtaaatttacgcactattatatattttcagaaatactttgtaaattcatagattcttaaccaaaaaatacttcgtaaatttacgcactattaaaaaaaaaacagtcatagatatattagattcttaacaaaaccatacttcgtaaatttacgcactattaaaaactttcagaaatacttggtaaattcatagattctgaacaaaaacatacttcgtaaatttacgcactattaaaaactttcagaaatacttggtgaattcatagattcataacaaaacatacttcgtaaatttacgcactattaaaaactttcagaaatacttggtaaattcatagattcttaacaaaacatacttcgtaaatttacgcactattaaaaaatttcagtatttggtgaattcatagattcttaacaaaaacatacttcgtaaatttacgcactatttaaccttttcagaaatacttggtaaattcatattcttctacaattggtaaattcatattcttaataataccatacttcgtaaatttacgaactagtaaaacttttcagaaatactttgtcaattcatatatccttaacaaaaccatacttcgtaaatttacgcactactattttttttcagaattacttcatcaattcattTATTCTCAGGAAAaccttacttcgtaaatttacgcactattaacaattttcagaaataccaggtcaattcatatattcttaacaaaaccatacttcgtaaatttacgcactattatattatttcagaaataccccgtactttgtcaattcatatattctcaacaTAATCATTTCGTAAAtttatgctgcattaaaaattttcagaaatacaaagtcatgtacttggtcagttcatatattcttaacatacgtcttacatttacacactattaaaatatattttcagaaatactcggTACTTGGCAAATTCATAGCAAAACAAGACTTCCTAAATTTacgcattattaaacaatttcagaaatacttggtgaattcatagattcttaacaaaaccagacTTCGTAAATTAACGCACTTAAAAAAAAACCagaaatacttgtttaattcatagattcttaacataaccatacttcgtaaattaacgcactatacatttttttcagaaatacttgataAATTTATAATGTCatcattgttggtatttatacgaacattttcagggaaaaggtctttttttttgcattaacaatcaacatttttgatatttcgtattaatacgaactattattaactgtcatctttgttcgtattaaaacgaacattttcacaaacaaagtcattttttgcattaaaaatcaacatttttgatacttgtattaatacagctattataaattgtcatcattttacatattaatacaaacatttccaagtataaaaagtcagttttgtcactaaatatagtcagtcgcgagagagcctagtcttttttaaggagaaatttgcacagattttctcCCATATTAGTGTCAGATACTGTTGGATTGTTTGTGGATTTGTTCATGACTTCTTGAACTAGATTGTCAGgttttacaacaggcaaagtttgcaatttgaatttaatgtctgTTGTAACATGACTTTCTGACCCATCAGAGCCTTCGACATCATGCTCTTGTAGTACCTTTACTTCTGCAGCGTCGGCTTCAAAAGCtttttgctgagaaagaacttgaagattcgcttctgattctgccttttgtttcaaaagagctgcttcttgttgagtatatttcagttttatcttggcagattcggcttctgcttgtttcaatgcgatgagttcactcctacggctagaggatctcgaactgtgtgtcttcacaccaccatggacagagtttggcttcatgctggatatgactttttttaatattgattgtttattttggtcaatcTTTTCCAGGGCATGTAAGTTTGCTTTTTCCTGTAGCGACACGTCTGTAGTGAGAGCCGATAATTCTTTAAGACTTGCTtcacttttcacatttttttaagtacACATCAAATTTTGTCTTTAACTTTTACGTAACTTTCATaggtaattgctgttcaatcagGTTAATTTCACCAACATTACTCTCATAAGTTAAACGACTTACTATGCACAAACTTTCAGTCACTTTGCGCCATGAAGCAGAACAGCGCATCCTAAAGTCATCAATTCTCTCTTCATAAAGAGCCCTTCCTTTTGCAGAAAACGGACGTACATACCGTGTTGACatacaataaactttcttaaGCCGGTTGAAATACAGATGAGACTTTAGTGCGACCAATTTTCAACGTGGATTTAGTTCGCTGTCCAGTACCAGTCATCTCCATCTGCTACTAGCAAAGTGTAGGTCAATTTACTTttctgttctggaaacagatagcggaccgatcgtgtcgaaaaagaacactgtatgtggtggtattcagtatttgttcttagattcaactcgatgtatgtggtaaattgctgcaataaaacaaaatatcagatgttcagttctgcagtaaagaacaatgaaaatgatgtattgtaatcaaaaaatactttaaatgactgaaaaaaggtaaaagtgttgtgccggtgcccggtctacaaaatgcgcacatacctcatgattgggaaccagcgacaaatcggtatagtgcatgctgggcagcacgagtttgtacgctctcttatgcacgggtgactgatgcgagtagacgtattttcccaagctgagtattgcttggagtaattgtgagcctgagtgagtaattgtgagcctgagtatagattatattgtattatattgtattatattgtattgtatgtgtgttcaacacgtatttacctggaaggccattcccagaagatataagtgagtctgtgactgtgtatgtgagtctgtgagttgcctgtgattgtgtaaaTGACAGGCATTTCCCcggaagtgtattcccagaagtatatgtgtatgtaagccggtgactgtgtgtttaagtacgtatttgcctggaggtgtattcccagaagtacatgtatagtgccattttg carries:
- the LOC127867056 gene encoding uncharacterized protein LOC127867056 isoform X1, producing MSKAVVFLFVIGLMISVVTAWWSTDSPLRFPDDCNSEALRTFATDCGLSEHSMGNHYILRDPKNNDIDNIVIVIPDDLRDFGSCEKIVRDLNERCNKDYFDY
- the LOC127867056 gene encoding uncharacterized protein LOC127867056 isoform X4, with the translated sequence MSKAVVFLFAIGLMISVVTAWWSTDSPLRFPDDCNSEALRTFATDCGLSEHSMGNHYILRDPKNNDIDNIVIVIPDDLRDFGSCEKIVRDLNERCNKDYFDY